The following coding sequences are from one Panicum hallii strain FIL2 chromosome 5, PHallii_v3.1, whole genome shotgun sequence window:
- the LOC112891576 gene encoding pyrophosphate-energized vacuolar membrane proton pump-like, translated as MGTAAAAADVVIPACAAVGIAFALWQWFLVSKVKVSAYAAPGNGHHHGGPVFRMEDDGEDVGIGGDHDEEVEEGAGDRTVAVARCAEIQSAISVGANSFLFTQYKYLAAFTAIFAVVIFLFLGSVHRFSTDSRPCQYTRGRTCKPALANATFSAIAFLLGAATSVVSGYLGMRIATYANARTTLEARRGIGAAFATAFRSGAVMGFLLASLGLLVLYATIKVFGLYYGDDWEGLYESVTGYGLGGSSMALFGRVGGGIYTKAADVGADLVGKVERNIPEDDPRNPAVIADNVGDNVGDIAGMGSDLFGSYAESTCAALFVASISSFGADHDFAAVAYPLLISAAGLLVCLVTTLLATDLFMVKTVRGVAPALKLQLIISTVLMTVAALVVSFAALPANFTMFDFGAVKQVKNWHLFFCVATGLWAGLAIGFTTEYFTSNAYSPVRDVADSCKTGAATNVIFGLALGYKSVIVPVFAIAVSIYVGFTLASIYGIAVAALGMLSTVATGLAIDAYGPISDNAGGIAEMAGMSRRIRQMTDALDAAGNTTAAIGKGFAIGSAALVSLALFGAFVSRAGVADVNVLNPKVFVGLLVGAMLPYWFSAMTMRSVGSAALKMVEEVRRQFAAIPGLMEGRAAPDYARCVRISTDASLREMMPPGALVLLAPLLTGTFFGVRTLAGLLAGALVSGVQIAISASNSGGAWDNAKKYIEAGASDHAKSLGPKGSDAHKAAVIGDTIGDPLKDTSGPSLNILIKLMAVESLVFAPFFAAHGGLIFK; from the exons ATGggcaccgcggcggcggcggcggacgtggTCATCCCGGCGTGCGCGGCGGTCGGCATAGCCTTCGCGCTGTGGCAGTGGTTCCTCGTCTCCAAGGTGAAGGTGTCGGCCTACGCGGCGCCCGGCAATGGCCACCACCACGGGGGCCCCGTCTTCCGGATGGAGGACGACGGGGAGGATGTCGGCATCGGCGGCGACCAcgacgaggaggtggaggagggcgCCGGCGACCGCACCGTCGCAGTGGCGCGATGCGCGGAGATACAGAGCGCCATCTCGGTTG GAGCCAACTCGTTCCTTTTCACGCAATACAAGTACCTCGCCGCCTTCACGGCGATCTTCGCGGTGGTGATCTTCCTCTTCCTGGGCTCCGTGCACCGGTTCAGCACCGACAGCCGCCCATGCCAGTACACCCGCGGCCGGACCTGCAAGCCGGCACTAGCCAACGCGACGTTCAGCGCCATCGCCTTCCTCCTCGGCGCCGCCACCTCCGTCGTGTCCGGCTACCTGGGCATGCGGATCGCCACGTACGCGAACGCCAGGACCACCCtggaggcgcggcgcggcatcGGGGCGGCCTTTGCCACGGCGTTCCGGTCCGGCGCCGTCATGGGCTTCCTCCTGGCCTCCCTCGGCCTCCTGGTGCTCTACGCCACCATCAAGGTGTTCGGCCTCTACTACGGCGACGACTGGGAGGGCCTGTACGAGTCGGTCACCGGCTACGGCCTCGGCGGGTCGTCGATGGCGCTGTTCgggcgcgtcggcggcggcatcTACACCAAGGCGGCGGACGTTGGCGCGGACCTCGTCGGGAAGGTGGAGCGCAACATCCCCGAGGACGACCCGAGGAACCCCGCGGTGATCGCGGACAACGTGGGCGACAACGTCGGCGACATCGCCGGGATGGGGTCCGACCTCTTCGGCTCCTACGCCGAGTCCACCTGCGCGGCGCTCTTCGTCGCGTCCATTTCGTCATTCGGCGCCGACCACGACTTCGCGGCGGTGGCCTACCCGCTGCTCATCAGCGCCGCGGGGCTCCTCGTCTGCCTCGTCACCACGCTCCTCGCCACGGACCTCTTCATGGTCAAGACCGTCCGCGGCGTGGCCCCGGCGCTGAAGCTGCAGCTCATCATCTCCACCGTGCTGATGACCGTCGCCGCCCTCGTCGTGTCATTCGCGGCGCTCCCCGCCAATTTCACCATGTTCGATTTCGGAGCGGTGAAGCAAGTAAAGAACTG GCACCTGTTCTTCTGCGTCGCCACTGGACTATGGGCCGGTCTCGCCATCGGGTTCACCACCGAGTACTTCACCAGCAACGCTTACAG CCCTGTCCGGGATGTGGCCGACTCGTGCAAGACCGGCGCGGCGACCAACGTCATCTTCGGCCTCGCCCTCGGGTACAAGTCCGTCATCGTGCCCGTCTTCGCCATCGCCGTGTCCATCTACGTCGGCTTCACGCTGGCCTCCATCTACGGCATCGCGGTGGCGGCGCTCGGGATGCTGAGCACGGTCGCCACCGGGCTGGCCATCGACGCCTATGGCCCCATCAGCGACAACGCCGGCGGGATCGCCGAGATGGCCGGCATGAGCCGCCGCATCCGGCAGATGACCGACGCGCTTGACGCCGCCGGCAACACCACCGCGGCCATCGGCAAGGGCTTCGCCATCGGGTCCGCCGCGCTGGTGTCGCTGGCGCTGTTCGGCGCGTTCGTGAGCCGCGCGGGCGTCGCGGACGTGAACGTGCTGAACCCCAAGGTGTTCGTGGGGCTGCTCGTTGGCGCCATGCTCCCTTACTGGTTCTCGGCGATGACGATGAGGAGCGTGGGCAGCGCGGCGCTCAAGATGGTGGAGGAGGTGCGCCGCCAGTTCGCCGCCATCCCGGGCCTCATGgagggccgcgccgcgccggacTACGCCCGCTGCGTCAGGATCTCCACGGACGCGTCGCTCCGGGAGATGATGCCGCCCGGCGCGCTCGTGCTGCTCGCGCCGCTGCTCACCGGCACCTTCTTCGGCGTCCGCACGCTCGCCGGGCTGCTTGCCGGCGCGCTGGTCTCTGGCGTCCAG ATCGCCATTTCTGCTTCCAACAGTGGCGGAGCATGGGACAATGCCAAGAAGTATATAGAG GCAGGTGCATCCGACCACGCCAAGTCACTGGGTCCCAAGGGGTCTGACGCTCACAAGGCCGCCGTGATCGGTGACACCATCGGCGACCCGCTCAAGGACACGTCGGGGCCGTCCCTCAACATCCTGATCAAGCTCATGGCCGTCGAGTCCCTCGTGTTCGCGCCATTCTTCGCCGCCCATGGCGGCCTGATATTCAAGTAG